CCGAGGCGCAGCCCCGCCTTCTCGAAGGCGGTCTGCACGCACTTCTTGAAGGCCTCCACGTGGGGTTCCACCTTCCTCGGGAAGCGGAAGCGCTTGAGACAAACCCGGGTGAGCCCCCCGCTGGTATAACCTTCATCGTAGAGGTAGCCCATGACGGGGTTGCCCAGGAGCTTCGGGTAAAGGCCCCGGGGGAAGAAGAAGCCGACGCTCTCCGGGTTCTGTTTCGCCTCGGCGCTCTTCAGGAAAGGCTCCAGGGCGGTCGCCCTTTTCAGAAGCTCCAGGTCCTGGGGGGTGGGTTGCTCGTTGTCCCGGGCGTTCGTCCAAGCGAACAGCAGGCTCCCCAGGACCACCACCACGAGGGTTCTCCGGCTACTTCTTCGCATAGGCCCGGTCCCTGAGCTTGCAGTAGGGGGTGACCGCCACGTCGTCCGTGATGTAGACCCGCATCCGGAAGCCCTGGTTGACGGTGACGGTGGGCACGACGTTCTGGTAGCGCCGCAGGATGGTGTCGAGCACCTTGTCCATGTTCTGGTCGGTCTTGTCCACGATGTAGGCCCCGGTCTTCGACTCCGTCTGCGCCGTCGCCGCCGCGCCCAGGCCGTCCAGGAGGCCGAACATCAGGGCCGTGCCGAACTGGAGCATCCAGTGCCGGTTGACCTTGCTGGAGACGCCCAGGGCCCCGGTCTGGTCGAGGGCCTTCAGGGCGTTCGCGTTGTAGGGGAACTCCACCGAGACCCCGTCGGGCAGGATCATCCGGTGGAAGAGGATGTACATGCGGTGGGCGCCGGTGTAGTCCACGATTTTCGTTTTCCCGACGACCTTGGTCCCCTGGGGGATGATCACCCACTTCCCGGAGTTGTCCACCAGGTCCCGCACCACCACGGCCAGCACGGGGCTCTCCTCGGTGTCCGAGACGATCCGGTGCAGCAGCACGCACTCCAGGAAGTCCCCCTCGAACAGCGTCACGGGGTCGTAGCGGGTGTAGAAGAGCGTCGTCGGACGCGTTCCTTCGTTTCGCCGGTCCGCGGCCGCCTTCGGCGCCCTTGGGTTCCCGGCGTCCCGGGCGGCCAGTTCCCTCCCCTGCCGGATGTAGGCCCCGGGGTCGTCCTCGGCCAAGGGCGGAGCCCCGGCCTCGGGGGGCAGGTCTTCCGCCACGGGCTCCGTCATCCGGATCCGGGACCGCCCCGCGGTCGTCGTCCCCCCGGCCCCCTCGGCCGCGCTGTCCCGCTGGTAGACGAACATGGGGGTCTTCTCCTTGTCGTACTCCTCCCGCGCCTTCTCCAACCGCTGCTTCTCCTCGGCGGGGTTGTCCCCCCGGACGTGGTAGACGCTGCGGGGGTCGCTCTCCTGCCGGGAGGCCCGGGCCTCCTTCTCCCGCCAGTACCGCTCTGCGGCCGACGGGGGGCCTCCCGCCGTGGGAGGGTAACCCGCCTCCCCCGCCTGGTCCTGCTCGGCCAGGGTCTTCATGTACTCGGAGTACTTCCCCTCCTCCCCGGCCTGCCCCGCCTTCGCCTCCGCCTGCGCGGCCGCCCACGCCCGGTCCGCCTCCGTCTCCGGCGTCGCCCCGGGCTGCCCGCCCAGGACCGCGTCCCTGAGGGACTTCTCCTTGGCGGCCG
This Acidobacteriota bacterium DNA region includes the following protein-coding sequences:
- a CDS encoding TrbI/VirB10 family protein, whose protein sequence is MEDERTGKPSREDVERMLETTVHEYQPEPEKKKGKITPVQTIALVGVFVLVAFLVALAAGAFKGSGAEANADFDLQKKEAAKAEAKAAAKEKSLRDAVLGGQPGATPETEADRAWAAAQAEAKAGQAGEEGKYSEYMKTLAEQDQAGEAGYPPTAGGPPSAAERYWREKEARASRQESDPRSVYHVRGDNPAEEKQRLEKAREEYDKEKTPMFVYQRDSAAEGAGGTTTAGRSRIRMTEPVAEDLPPEAGAPPLAEDDPGAYIRQGRELAARDAGNPRAPKAAADRRNEGTRPTTLFYTRYDPVTLFEGDFLECVLLHRIVSDTEESPVLAVVVRDLVDNSGKWVIIPQGTKVVGKTKIVDYTGAHRMYILFHRMILPDGVSVEFPYNANALKALDQTGALGVSSKVNRHWMLQFGTALMFGLLDGLGAAATAQTESKTGAYIVDKTDQNMDKVLDTILRRYQNVVPTVTVNQGFRMRVYITDDVAVTPYCKLRDRAYAKK